One region of Acidimicrobiales bacterium genomic DNA includes:
- a CDS encoding response regulator transcription factor: MRVLVVDDEPAVRQALDRALRFEGYSTEMAEDGSAALAAHAEHPADAIVLDVAMPKMDGLEVTRRLRRAGDHTPVLILTARAAIDERVEGLDAGADDYLVKPFALEELLARIRALMRRSASSDSDMLRYSDLSLDPGTRDVFRGKRRIELTRTEFLLLELLLRNPRQVLPREVIFDRVWGYDFGANSNSLEVYVGYLRRKTEAEGEPRLIHTVRGVGYVMREPVGR; encoded by the coding sequence GTGCGAGTTCTCGTAGTCGACGACGAGCCGGCCGTCCGCCAAGCGCTCGACCGCGCCCTCAGGTTCGAGGGGTACTCGACGGAGATGGCGGAAGACGGCTCCGCTGCTCTCGCAGCGCACGCCGAGCATCCGGCAGACGCGATCGTCCTCGACGTGGCGATGCCGAAGATGGACGGGCTCGAAGTAACCCGGCGGCTTCGCCGGGCCGGAGACCACACCCCCGTGCTGATCCTGACTGCGCGGGCGGCGATCGACGAGCGGGTGGAAGGCCTCGATGCCGGGGCGGACGACTATCTCGTGAAGCCCTTCGCCCTCGAGGAGCTGCTAGCCCGCATAAGGGCTCTCATGCGCCGGAGCGCCTCGAGCGACAGCGACATGCTCCGCTACTCCGATCTGTCGCTCGACCCGGGCACCCGTGACGTGTTCAGAGGAAAGCGGCGCATCGAGCTCACCAGAACCGAGTTCCTCCTGCTCGAGCTCCTGTTGCGCAACCCGAGACAGGTGCTTCCGCGAGAGGTGATCTTCGACCGCGTCTGGGGATACGACTTCGGCGCGAACTCGAACTCCCTCGAGGTCTATGTCGGTTATCTGCGTCGCAAGACCGAAGCCGAAGGAGAGCCCCGTCTGATTCATACGGTGCGCGGAGTCGGTTACGTCATGCGGGAGCCGGTGGGGAGGTAG
- a CDS encoding acyl-CoA synthetase translates to MTSWNLADIWEAVADARPGSEAQRSGERVFTFAEFDRRSNALAADLLDAGLGHQAKVAAYLYNGPEYLEVYFAAFKAGLAPLNVNYRYGAGELIYLLDNADAEAVVFHAAFAPIVEEIQPKLPNVRRWYVVEDGSPAPDWAVRYEELVASGADRIASGWGRSPDDLLLLYTGGTTGMPKGVMWRQDDLVNVLGSGGNPFIGAPPANDVSEIRSRLEAGQPSMSSLPACPLMHGTGQFSAFIALIGGGCVVTTPGRKFDPAVLWQTISAYRVNSVAIVGDAFARPMLAELDANPGKYDLSELKLINSSGVMWSQEVKDGLLRHVPHAILFDSLGSSEGVGLGASISAAGTAAGTAQFSLGNGVRVLTPDDRDVEPGSGETGVIALPGFLPVGYYKDPEKSERTWRVIDGVRYVLPGDYATVEADGAIKLLGRGSVVVNTGGEKVFPEEVEEVIKRLPEVADAVVVGIPDDRLGETVCAVVQKETGSSMTAGEVEAAVRGELAGYKVPRRVMFVESIGRSPAGKVDYQRIRREAAEHPAETVS, encoded by the coding sequence ATGACGAGCTGGAACCTTGCCGACATCTGGGAGGCGGTTGCCGACGCAAGGCCCGGAAGCGAAGCGCAACGCAGCGGGGAGCGCGTGTTCACGTTCGCCGAGTTCGATCGGCGATCGAACGCGCTCGCAGCCGACCTGCTGGATGCCGGCCTTGGCCATCAAGCGAAAGTGGCGGCCTACCTCTACAACGGACCCGAATACCTCGAGGTGTACTTCGCTGCGTTCAAGGCGGGCCTGGCACCGCTGAACGTCAACTACCGCTACGGCGCCGGAGAGTTGATCTACCTGCTCGACAACGCGGACGCTGAAGCCGTCGTGTTTCACGCGGCGTTCGCCCCCATCGTCGAGGAGATCCAGCCGAAGCTCCCGAACGTCCGCCGCTGGTATGTGGTCGAAGACGGCTCCCCGGCACCCGACTGGGCGGTTCGCTACGAGGAGTTGGTGGCGAGCGGAGCAGATCGGATCGCCTCCGGCTGGGGAAGGTCCCCGGACGACCTGCTCCTCCTTTACACCGGCGGCACGACGGGCATGCCGAAAGGGGTCATGTGGCGCCAGGACGACCTGGTCAACGTCCTCGGTTCCGGCGGCAATCCCTTCATCGGGGCTCCACCAGCGAACGACGTTTCGGAGATTCGGTCGCGCCTCGAGGCCGGCCAGCCCAGCATGAGCTCACTCCCTGCCTGCCCGCTGATGCACGGCACCGGACAGTTCAGCGCTTTCATCGCCTTGATCGGCGGCGGTTGCGTCGTGACCACGCCCGGCCGAAAGTTCGACCCCGCCGTCCTGTGGCAGACCATTTCCGCTTACCGAGTCAACAGCGTTGCCATAGTCGGCGACGCGTTTGCGCGGCCGATGCTCGCCGAGCTGGACGCCAACCCTGGAAAGTACGACCTTTCGGAGCTGAAGCTGATCAACTCGTCGGGCGTGATGTGGAGCCAGGAAGTCAAGGATGGCCTGCTCCGGCACGTTCCTCACGCCATCCTCTTCGACAGCCTCGGTTCCTCCGAGGGGGTCGGTTTGGGAGCGAGCATCTCGGCCGCGGGGACTGCTGCCGGAACCGCGCAATTCTCTTTAGGCAACGGCGTGCGTGTCCTTACCCCGGACGACCGCGACGTGGAACCGGGATCGGGGGAGACGGGGGTGATCGCGCTGCCTGGTTTTCTTCCGGTCGGGTATTACAAGGACCCGGAGAAATCGGAGCGGACCTGGCGAGTCATCGACGGAGTGCGGTACGTGCTCCCGGGGGACTATGCAACGGTTGAGGCAGACGGGGCGATCAAGCTTCTGGGACGAGGGTCGGTCGTCGTGAACACGGGGGGCGAGAAGGTCTTCCCTGAGGAGGTCGAAGAGGTGATCAAACGGCTTCCCGAAGTCGCGGACGCCGTGGTCGTAGGCATCCCAGACGACCGTCTGGGCGAGACGGTGTGCGCGGTCGTCCAAAAGGAGACCGGCTCCTCGATGACCGCGGGAGAAGTTGAGGCTGCCGTCCGGGGGGAACTGGCCGGTTACAAGGTGCCGCGGAGAGTGATGTTCGTTGAATCGATAGGGCGTAGCCCCGCCGGAAAGGTTGACTACCAGCGAATCCGACGCGAGGCCGCCGAGCATCCCGCCGAGACGGTGAGCTGA
- a CDS encoding beta-ketoacyl-ACP synthase II produces the protein MLVVHPTPNGRDGIQGRRVVVTGVGVVAPCGVGRDAFWAGLLGPAPEGPRRVEAFDATPIFGPKEIRRVDRFTQFAAVAAAEAVEDAGGVSSFASDPDRTGVIVGTGVGGIETLEEQIKVLLDRGARRVSPFLVPMMMGNRGAADISMRYGFRGPCETTVTACAAGTHSVANGARLVATGRCDVVIAGSAEAAMTETSIAGFTNMTALSTTGVSMPFDAKRDGFVMGEGAGILVLEELDRAVARGAKIYAEVLGAASTADAHHITAPAPQGIGAVTCMELALVDAGVGAEAVTHINAHGTSTPANDLAESQAIVKVFGSPGPAVTSIKGITGHSLGAAGSLEAAALALTIERSLIPPTAGLNDQDPEITIDVVRGQPRKWEPGPALSNSFGFGGHNGTLVLGPIA, from the coding sequence ATGCTGGTCGTCCACCCGACGCCTAACGGGCGCGATGGAATCCAGGGCCGCCGGGTTGTCGTCACCGGGGTCGGAGTGGTCGCGCCGTGCGGTGTCGGGCGAGACGCCTTCTGGGCGGGCCTTCTCGGCCCGGCACCCGAAGGACCCCGACGGGTGGAGGCGTTCGACGCCACTCCGATCTTCGGGCCCAAGGAAATTCGGCGAGTCGACCGCTTCACTCAGTTCGCGGCGGTCGCCGCTGCCGAGGCCGTGGAAGACGCGGGCGGGGTGAGCTCGTTCGCTTCGGATCCGGATCGGACCGGCGTAATCGTCGGCACGGGCGTAGGGGGCATCGAGACACTCGAAGAACAGATAAAGGTGCTCCTCGACCGCGGAGCCCGCAGGGTAAGCCCGTTCCTCGTTCCGATGATGATGGGCAACCGGGGTGCGGCCGACATCTCGATGCGATACGGGTTCCGCGGGCCCTGCGAGACAACCGTGACGGCGTGCGCAGCCGGGACGCACAGCGTCGCGAACGGAGCCCGCCTCGTAGCAACCGGCCGTTGCGACGTCGTCATCGCTGGATCTGCCGAGGCGGCCATGACCGAGACGAGCATCGCCGGCTTCACCAACATGACCGCCCTTTCCACGACCGGCGTATCCATGCCGTTCGATGCCAAGCGTGACGGCTTCGTTATGGGAGAGGGGGCGGGCATCCTCGTGCTCGAGGAGCTCGACCGTGCCGTTGCACGGGGAGCAAAGATCTACGCGGAAGTGCTCGGGGCAGCCAGTACGGCCGACGCCCACCACATCACCGCTCCGGCTCCTCAAGGGATCGGAGCGGTCACGTGCATGGAGTTGGCGTTGGTCGACGCTGGAGTAGGGGCCGAGGCTGTGACCCACATCAACGCCCACGGAACCTCCACGCCCGCCAACGACCTCGCCGAGTCACAGGCGATCGTAAAAGTGTTCGGCTCCCCCGGACCGGCCGTCACCTCGATCAAGGGAATCACCGGCCATTCACTCGGTGCGGCAGGTTCGCTCGAGGCCGCCGCCCTGGCGCTGACGATCGAGCGCTCTCTCATTCCGCCCACCGCCGGACTCAACGACCAGGATCCCGAGATAACGATTGATGTTGTACGCGGCCAGCCGCGCAAATGGGAACCGGGACCGGCGCTGTCGAACTCGTTCGGCTTCGGCGGTCACAACGGAACCCTGGTGTTGGGCCCGATCGCCTGA
- a CDS encoding alpha/beta hydrolase, translated as MTAPTIPAVDPAITAELELFPISVADLSLETLPTVRDFRSQLVGGIELSDAVERSDLVIPGPTGAPDVAVRVHRPKDVSGDLPCVYSIHGGGYVIGSYDMDDLRFDNWCPRLGAVGVSVEYRLAPETAYPGPLEDCYAGLKWVHDNADTLGIDRGRIGVSGASAGGGLAAGLALLARDRGDIPLAFQMLIYPMIDDRRVTPSSRWDVPIWSPANNEFGWRCYLGDLFGTDDVPAYAAASRAENLEGLPPTGIWVGTADGFCDEDIIYAQRLIQAGVPTELHVYPGAPHAFDMFPSADVSKRCRREMLDWLRSALS; from the coding sequence ATGACGGCTCCAACGATTCCAGCCGTCGATCCGGCGATCACCGCAGAACTCGAGCTCTTTCCGATCTCCGTCGCGGATCTGAGCCTGGAGACCCTTCCCACGGTGCGCGATTTTCGATCGCAGTTGGTCGGCGGTATCGAGCTGTCCGATGCGGTCGAACGGTCGGACCTGGTGATCCCCGGACCCACCGGCGCGCCGGACGTCGCCGTACGCGTCCATCGGCCCAAGGACGTTTCGGGTGACCTGCCCTGCGTCTACTCGATTCACGGCGGCGGCTATGTCATCGGGAGCTACGACATGGACGACCTTCGTTTCGACAACTGGTGCCCGAGGCTGGGTGCTGTAGGAGTGTCTGTCGAGTATCGCCTCGCGCCAGAGACCGCTTACCCGGGGCCACTCGAAGATTGTTACGCAGGGCTCAAGTGGGTCCATGACAACGCGGACACCCTCGGCATCGATCGGGGAAGGATCGGTGTCTCCGGTGCGAGTGCGGGCGGTGGACTCGCCGCCGGATTGGCTCTGCTGGCGCGTGACCGCGGCGATATACCCCTGGCCTTCCAAATGCTGATCTACCCGATGATCGATGATCGGCGGGTCACGCCGTCAAGCCGTTGGGACGTTCCGATCTGGAGCCCGGCAAACAACGAGTTTGGTTGGCGCTGCTATCTCGGCGACCTGTTCGGCACTGACGACGTGCCTGCGTACGCGGCCGCGTCGAGGGCTGAGAACCTCGAGGGGCTTCCACCGACCGGTATTTGGGTTGGCACCGCCGACGGGTTCTGCGACGAGGACATCATCTACGCCCAGCGGCTCATCCAGGCGGGGGTCCCGACGGAACTGCACGTGTACCCCGGCGCGCCGCACGCCTTCGACATGTT
- a CDS encoding response regulator: MAVRVVIAEDEAIVRLDLKEIMEEEGYEVVGETGRGDEAVELVRQHRPDIAILDIKMPGMDGLTAAREISSERLSAVLILTAFSQRDLIEQARNAGALAYLVKPFQKSELLPAIEMALGRFAEMKALDEQVRSLEESLEVRKAVDRAKGILMDELGWKEHESFSWIQKTAMSERVRMVEVAERIINGELRPAPQNDGHGD, translated from the coding sequence GTGGCAGTACGCGTCGTGATCGCCGAGGACGAGGCCATCGTCCGCCTCGACCTCAAGGAGATCATGGAAGAGGAGGGTTACGAGGTGGTCGGCGAGACCGGCCGTGGTGACGAGGCGGTCGAGCTCGTCAGGCAGCACCGGCCGGACATCGCCATCCTCGACATCAAGATGCCCGGTATGGACGGGCTCACCGCGGCGAGGGAGATCAGTTCCGAGCGGTTGAGCGCGGTGCTGATCCTCACCGCTTTCAGCCAGCGCGACCTGATTGAGCAGGCTCGCAACGCCGGCGCACTCGCGTACCTCGTGAAGCCGTTTCAGAAAAGCGAGCTCCTGCCCGCGATAGAGATGGCGCTCGGGCGGTTCGCCGAGATGAAGGCGCTCGACGAGCAGGTCCGGTCGTTGGAAGAGAGCCTCGAGGTTCGGAAGGCCGTTGACCGCGCCAAGGGGATCTTGATGGACGAGCTGGGATGGAAGGAGCACGAGTCTTTCTCGTGGATTCAAAAGACCGCCATGAGTGAGAGGGTTCGCATGGTGGAGGTGGCGGAGCGAATCATCAACGGCGAACTGAGACCGGCTCCTCAAAACGACGGGCACGGCGACTGA
- a CDS encoding beta-ketoacyl-ACP synthase III, translating into MAARVMTGAHITGWGSALPDTVVTNEDMTTLFETSDEWIVERSGIRTRRAATGPFVPEQPPAHPKEGLGTTGALAVAAGKKALAVAGVQASDVGLLILCTTTPDQLIPASSAAASAGLGIGGGAMDVNAACAGFTYGLVTAAGMVAAGLEKVLLVGSETLTRATNWDDRTNAFLFGDGAGAVVVEACPGESSLLGWDLGVDGTLVPLLYADHGSPGMVMRGQEVFRKAVRVTVDSATASMERAKVTADDIALFVPHQANIRIMEAAASRLGLPEEKVASVIDKTGNTSSASIPLALIDAVESGRLKDGDLVLLAGFGAGMTWASAVWRWGRR; encoded by the coding sequence TTGGCTGCACGCGTCATGACGGGGGCTCACATCACCGGTTGGGGAAGCGCGCTACCCGACACGGTCGTCACCAACGAGGACATGACGACCCTTTTCGAGACCAGCGACGAGTGGATCGTCGAGCGCAGCGGCATACGGACCCGCCGAGCCGCCACAGGACCATTCGTGCCGGAGCAACCTCCGGCCCACCCAAAAGAGGGACTGGGTACGACTGGGGCTCTTGCTGTCGCCGCCGGTAAGAAGGCGCTTGCCGTCGCGGGCGTCCAGGCGTCCGACGTCGGACTGCTCATACTTTGCACGACCACCCCTGACCAACTAATTCCCGCCTCATCCGCCGCCGCGTCGGCCGGCTTGGGGATCGGCGGAGGCGCGATGGACGTCAACGCCGCGTGCGCCGGGTTCACCTACGGGCTGGTAACCGCTGCCGGAATGGTCGCCGCTGGGCTGGAGAAAGTTCTTCTCGTCGGATCCGAGACCCTGACGCGGGCTACCAACTGGGACGACCGCACGAACGCCTTCTTGTTCGGGGACGGCGCCGGCGCGGTCGTGGTCGAGGCCTGCCCTGGCGAAAGCTCGCTCCTCGGCTGGGATCTCGGCGTTGACGGGACCTTGGTGCCCCTCCTGTACGCGGACCACGGGTCGCCCGGCATGGTCATGCGGGGGCAGGAGGTGTTCCGCAAGGCGGTCCGGGTAACGGTCGACTCCGCCACGGCGTCGATGGAGCGCGCCAAGGTGACAGCAGACGACATCGCGCTCTTCGTCCCTCATCAAGCCAACATCCGGATCATGGAGGCAGCCGCATCCCGCTTAGGGCTGCCCGAAGAAAAGGTCGCCTCGGTGATCGACAAGACCGGGAACACAAGCTCGGCCTCGATCCCACTGGCGCTGATCGACGCGGTCGAATCAGGTCGGTTGAAAGACGGGGACCTCGTGCTCCTGGCGGGCTTCGGCGCGGGAATGACCTGGGCCTCGGCGGTATGGCGTTGGGGGCGGCGCTGA
- a CDS encoding HAMP domain-containing sensor histidine kinase, which yields MANWLMRTSFRARLGVLVAAAVGISLALAAVASYVAVRHQLLGQVDSTLQTDVQSATQLSPGGAFNPTRYGSFLRRTNNSFIQVIQPDGTVWYSSINPAMQVDQSQASLAQSNHGYGFRSVLYDGSTYRVITEGGFVAPDGTPLALQIARPLSDIQHSLADLRRILWLVAIAGVAVAVGLGYLIGRATIRPVERLTAAAEHVAATQLLDAEIEEKSEDELGRLAKAFNSMLRALAASRSQQTQLISDAGHELRTPLTSLRTNIEVLLRVPDLPAGDRAELMADIEAQLEELTTLVGDVVDLAREEEQKGEPIEVRFDSIVERAVERARRRAPGVDFDVHLTPGSVRAHPALLERAVLNVLDNAVKWSPPGGRVGVWLQRGAYWTLDISDQGPGISPNDLPKVFDRFYRAQTARALPGSGLGLAIVKQVVVAHGGQVTASSPPEGGTVIHIELPSVAEQELEGPDAPDTSPSFSWPGPLHEAPLLSNDPEPDNGIPSRADTAKSESRP from the coding sequence GTGGCGAACTGGCTTATGCGCACCAGCTTTCGTGCTCGGCTAGGAGTTCTGGTTGCCGCGGCCGTGGGAATCAGTCTCGCGCTCGCCGCCGTCGCCTCCTACGTGGCTGTACGCCACCAATTGCTCGGCCAGGTCGACTCGACGTTGCAGACCGACGTGCAGAGCGCGACACAGCTGTCACCAGGCGGAGCATTCAATCCAACCCGATACGGGTCCTTCCTCAGGCGGACGAACAACAGTTTCATTCAGGTCATTCAGCCTGACGGCACCGTGTGGTACTCGTCGATCAACCCCGCGATGCAGGTTGATCAGTCGCAGGCTTCCTTGGCTCAGTCGAATCACGGCTACGGCTTCCGGAGTGTTCTATACGACGGTTCGACCTACCGCGTCATAACCGAGGGTGGTTTCGTCGCTCCCGACGGAACGCCGCTCGCGCTTCAGATCGCCCGGCCCCTCTCCGACATCCAGCACTCCCTCGCCGACCTTCGCCGGATTCTGTGGCTGGTCGCCATCGCCGGCGTGGCAGTCGCTGTGGGCCTCGGATACCTCATCGGGAGGGCAACCATCCGTCCAGTCGAGAGACTGACCGCGGCAGCCGAACATGTTGCTGCAACCCAGCTGCTTGACGCGGAGATCGAAGAGAAGAGCGAGGACGAGCTGGGACGGCTGGCAAAGGCCTTCAACTCGATGCTGCGCGCGCTGGCAGCGTCGAGAAGTCAGCAGACACAGCTGATATCCGACGCCGGGCACGAACTTCGTACCCCGCTCACCAGCCTTCGCACAAACATCGAGGTCCTTCTGCGTGTGCCGGACCTGCCCGCCGGCGACCGCGCCGAACTGATGGCCGACATCGAAGCGCAGCTGGAAGAGCTCACCACCCTCGTGGGAGATGTCGTCGATCTCGCGAGGGAAGAGGAGCAGAAGGGGGAGCCCATCGAGGTTCGGTTCGACAGCATCGTGGAACGAGCGGTCGAGCGGGCGCGCCGGCGGGCACCTGGCGTTGATTTCGACGTGCACCTCACACCCGGTTCGGTGCGAGCTCACCCGGCCCTGCTCGAGCGTGCCGTCCTGAACGTGCTCGACAACGCCGTCAAGTGGAGCCCTCCTGGAGGCCGAGTCGGAGTGTGGCTCCAGCGAGGCGCGTACTGGACTCTCGATATCAGTGACCAAGGCCCCGGGATCAGCCCCAACGACCTGCCGAAGGTCTTTGACCGGTTCTACCGCGCCCAGACTGCCCGTGCGCTTCCCGGATCGGGTTTGGGCCTGGCCATCGTCAAGCAGGTCGTCGTCGCTCACGGCGGCCAAGTCACCGCGTCATCCCCGCCCGAAGGCGGCACGGTAATTCACATCGAGTTACCGTCGGTCGCGGAACAGGAGCTCGAGGGCCCGGACGCCCCCGACACCAGCCCGAGCTTCAGCTGGCCCGGACCGCTACATGAGGCGCCGTTGCTTTCGAACGATCCCGAACCAGATAACGGCATTCCGAGTCGAGCCGACACGGCGAAATCAGAGAGCCGCCCGTAA
- the acpP gene encoding acyl carrier protein, giving the protein MDNTEAFDKFKQCAVDVLQVPADKVTPDAAFGPDLDADSLDLVELVMALEEEFGISVDESELEGVETVGQAFELVSSKL; this is encoded by the coding sequence ATGGACAACACTGAAGCATTCGACAAGTTCAAGCAGTGCGCCGTCGACGTTCTGCAAGTCCCGGCCGACAAGGTCACCCCCGACGCGGCCTTCGGCCCCGATCTCGACGCGGACAGCCTCGACCTGGTTGAGCTGGTAATGGCGCTCGAGGAGGAGTTCGGCATCAGCGTCGACGAGTCCGAACTCGAAGGCGTCGAGACCGTCGGCCAGGCGTTCGAGCTCGTATCGTCCAAGCTCTGA
- a CDS encoding GGDEF domain-containing protein gives MDPSESAEVEPALRTRPVALAFAGVLIAAEVSAALPPGPAHGPQLGVSAVLLTVALVLAAFRRERSRVPDLVPPLLVIASTSLLTISIGGSYSGLVALVMVPIAWAALYLRWWHSVTVVAASAVAVWVNSALDHDILSVLARRVVLWSAVGLLVSVATHALRTRLEVALQRRGELLHQAEALGAAARLLNQIHEPREVVTIATRLGALLASSPGQPPRRAHYLRIAGRRAHFVSQYEELSESINEVWPLSEAPLIQGAVNSGTPVSGSVGDLAGPTAGRILGRMGVTHAAWIPVRVNGEVDGLFVIASSGQPIPDELLKRGIELAQIIELALTNAISMQDQKRLSRTDPVTGLANRRGFELALRRRPHEESFTILSMDLDGLKAVNDSYGHAVGDQLLMLVSSALQSVLRDDDVLARLGGDEFAAILFGASPSQAEGVASRILNALGEVHLGDVTPRISIGIAMANSDEDPDVVGLNADRAMYRAKRLGGMRYEVAAA, from the coding sequence ATGGACCCAAGTGAATCAGCGGAAGTTGAGCCGGCTCTCCGGACGCGACCGGTTGCCCTGGCATTTGCCGGCGTCCTGATCGCGGCCGAGGTCAGTGCAGCCCTGCCGCCGGGGCCCGCCCACGGTCCCCAGCTGGGAGTGAGCGCCGTCCTGCTCACCGTGGCCCTGGTTCTTGCCGCGTTTCGCAGGGAGCGCAGCCGCGTTCCGGATCTCGTTCCGCCGCTGCTTGTCATCGCGAGCACCTCGCTTCTGACGATCTCAATAGGGGGGTCCTATTCCGGCCTCGTCGCGCTGGTCATGGTTCCCATTGCCTGGGCAGCGCTGTATCTCCGCTGGTGGCACTCCGTCACGGTCGTAGCAGCAAGTGCCGTTGCGGTTTGGGTCAACTCCGCACTCGACCACGACATCTTGTCCGTCCTCGCCCGGCGGGTCGTGCTGTGGTCCGCAGTCGGCCTGCTGGTCAGCGTTGCCACCCACGCCCTCAGGACCCGGCTCGAGGTTGCGCTCCAGCGTCGGGGCGAGCTGCTGCATCAGGCCGAGGCGCTCGGCGCTGCTGCACGGCTACTCAATCAAATACACGAACCCCGGGAGGTGGTCACGATCGCCACCCGTCTAGGCGCATTGCTCGCTTCATCACCGGGTCAACCGCCGCGTCGGGCCCATTACTTGAGAATCGCCGGTAGGCGGGCCCATTTCGTGAGCCAGTACGAGGAGCTCAGCGAGAGCATCAACGAGGTGTGGCCTTTGTCGGAAGCACCGCTGATCCAGGGTGCGGTGAATTCCGGCACCCCGGTCAGCGGATCTGTGGGGGATTTGGCGGGACCCACCGCGGGACGAATACTCGGACGGATGGGCGTGACTCACGCAGCGTGGATTCCAGTTCGGGTGAATGGCGAGGTCGACGGGCTCTTCGTCATCGCCAGCAGCGGGCAGCCCATTCCCGATGAACTTCTCAAGAGAGGTATCGAGCTGGCGCAGATCATCGAGCTTGCACTCACCAACGCGATCTCGATGCAAGACCAGAAGCGGTTGTCTCGAACAGACCCGGTGACCGGTCTCGCCAACCGTCGCGGCTTCGAACTGGCTCTCAGGCGCCGCCCCCACGAGGAGTCCTTCACGATTCTCTCGATGGATTTGGACGGACTGAAGGCGGTGAACGACTCATACGGCCACGCGGTCGGCGACCAGCTCCTCATGCTGGTGAGCAGCGCTCTGCAAAGCGTGCTTCGAGACGACGACGTGCTCGCCCGGCTCGGCGGTGACGAGTTCGCGGCCATTCTCTTCGGTGCCTCCCCCAGTCAGGCGGAGGGCGTCGCCAGTCGGATACTCAACGCGTTGGGAGAGGTGCACCTCGGCGATGTGACGCCAAGGATCAGCATCGGGATTGCGATGGCGAACTCGGACGAGGATCCCGACGTCGTCGGCCTGAACGCGGACCGCGCTATGTACCGCGCGAAGCGTCTCGGCGGGATGCGCTACGAAGTCGCTGCTGCGTAA
- a CDS encoding ACP S-malonyltransferase — translation MPAFVFPGQGAQRAGMGRPWTFHPSWEIVEDASEVSGHDISHLLLDASIEELTETRNAQLATFTFSLLVLDAVERLGVEPTGVAGHSVGEYSALAASGVLGFEDSVRVVAERGAAMQSAADAQHGVMAIVSGCDSDTVDIACRLADGDVWVANFNSAEETVIAGDAEAVALAGAIAVGMEARKVTPVPVGGAFHTPYMETARTRLRKVLASTTFHDSDIPAIANVDARNHVGGGEWPRLLSAQLCNPVRWRQSVMRLGGILDRGADTEWLFVELGPGDSLATMIRQTLPSVTALAVTVPADLDTLVETAAGSPAMHAFAAEHQGEHLYVSERVVISPSAGIFEPASGTDLSPGAGIVVGTLLGTVSGEEIRSPFAGRLEGTLAHPGERVQTGQPIAWLHAS, via the coding sequence GTGCCTGCGTTCGTCTTCCCCGGCCAAGGCGCCCAACGCGCCGGCATGGGCCGGCCTTGGACGTTCCATCCTTCCTGGGAGATCGTCGAAGACGCTTCGGAAGTATCGGGGCATGACATCTCCCATCTCCTGCTCGACGCGTCGATAGAGGAGCTGACCGAGACACGAAATGCTCAGCTAGCGACGTTTACCTTCAGCTTGCTGGTGCTCGACGCAGTCGAGCGCCTCGGCGTAGAGCCGACGGGAGTCGCAGGTCACTCGGTCGGTGAGTACAGCGCTCTAGCCGCGAGCGGCGTTCTCGGGTTCGAGGACTCGGTGCGGGTCGTCGCGGAGCGAGGCGCCGCGATGCAGTCCGCGGCCGACGCGCAGCACGGGGTCATGGCGATCGTCTCGGGATGCGACTCTGACACCGTAGACATCGCCTGTCGCCTGGCTGATGGCGACGTGTGGGTGGCCAACTTCAACAGCGCCGAGGAAACCGTGATCGCAGGTGACGCCGAAGCGGTCGCCCTGGCGGGCGCCATAGCCGTCGGCATGGAGGCAAGGAAGGTCACTCCCGTGCCGGTCGGCGGAGCGTTCCACACTCCTTACATGGAGACTGCTCGAACGAGACTGCGTAAGGTCCTCGCCTCCACGACATTCCATGACAGCGACATTCCGGCGATCGCGAACGTCGACGCGCGCAACCACGTGGGTGGCGGTGAATGGCCACGACTCCTTTCGGCTCAGCTGTGCAATCCGGTCCGGTGGCGTCAAAGCGTCATGCGCCTGGGTGGCATTCTCGACCGCGGCGCGGACACCGAGTGGCTTTTCGTCGAACTCGGCCCGGGGGACTCGCTCGCTACCATGATCCGCCAGACGCTTCCGAGCGTGACAGCACTCGCCGTGACTGTTCCGGCCGACCTGGACACGCTCGTCGAGACCGCTGCGGGAAGCCCGGCGATGCACGCGTTCGCCGCAGAACACCAAGGGGAGCACTTGTACGTTTCCGAGAGGGTTGTCATCAGCCCAAGCGCCGGAATCTTCGAGCCAGCGTCAGGTACCGACCTTTCCCCCGGCGCGGGCATCGTCGTCGGAACCCTCCTCGGCACGGTCTCCGGAGAGGAGATTCGTTCACCATTCGCCGGTCGGCTCGAAGGCACCCTGGCCCACCCAGGTGAGCGGGTCCAGACCGGGCAACCTATTGCTTGGCTGCACGCGTCATGA